The Argopecten irradians isolate NY chromosome 4, Ai_NY, whole genome shotgun sequence genome has a window encoding:
- the LOC138321869 gene encoding uncharacterized protein, whose product MSSILTCVLFGVLIGLVCCDHHNDHHCYNCFHATSPHDCTDMLSCPHGKECFTTYYTGPDGGKYYHLGCASHGACIHSANFDPHTHGWIYPYAHHEVLCGHCCTEPGCNQNTCDPTST is encoded by the exons ATGTCCAGTATACTTACATGTGTGTTGTTTGGAGTGCTGATTG GTTTGGTATGTTGCGATCACCATAATGACCATCACTGCTACAACTGTTTCCATGCCACCTCGCCACATGACTGCACGGATATGCTATCCTGTCCCCATGGAAAG GAATGCTTCACAACCTACTATACTGGTCCTGACGGAGGGAAATACTACCATCTAGGATGTGCCTCACATGGG GCATGTATACACTCGGCGAACTTTGACCCCCACACGCATGGCTGGATTTACCCATATGCTCACCACGAGGTATTATGTGGACACTGTTGTACGGAACCCGGATGTAACCAAAACACGTGTGACCCTACAAGCACCTAA
- the LOC138321868 gene encoding neuronal acetylcholine receptor subunit alpha-3-like, translating into MACRNIHVLILAFSILCHTGSCQTADDVKQLMTQLFTIDGYNKFVRPSYNHSLPTLLWVNMFLVSVTDIDEVKEKMTSAVYLHMVWGDYYLSWHPGYYNGIDHLYIPQSEIWKPDLALVNGYSKMKELGNDMILTYVQYDGEVQWFPSEVFETKCNIDITYFPFDEQICDIEIGIWTSLVGDILIHRGQTGVSLKEYQENGEWDLLRTSSKTEITAADETVVRFTVHVRRKPGYIIYNLVLPVLLLSILAVFTFVIPVESGEKMGFCITMFLAFAVFITIVSAQLPASSSQSLLSKYLVFLVVMGTLITIITAVQLRINYRDAQSFPIPKWLKFLLKTSRVILCRQRCRRTRLTTINVKPKSAKVSDVSTKGMDPGKEFDDTNHFDKKSDENIEWSDVVSALDLFFFWTFLFADIFGTVLLMATGYVQSKK; encoded by the coding sequence ATGGCATGtaggaatatacatgtactgatattagccttttccaTTCTTTGTCACACCGGCTCTTGTCAGACCGCTGATGACGTCAAACAGCTAATGACGCAACTGTTTACCATCGACGGATACAACAAATTCGTCCGTCCTAGTTACAACCACTCGCTTCCCACGCTTTTATGGGTTAATATGTTCTTGGTCAGTGTAACCGACATTGATGAGGTTAAGGAGAAGATGACATCAGCTGTTTATCTACATATGGTATGGGGAGATTACTACCTCTCATGGCACCCTGGATATTATAACGGCATTGATCATCTTTACATTCCCCAGAGTGAGATATGGAAACCTGACCTTGCTTTGGTCAATGGATACAGTAAAATGAAAGAGTTGGGAAACGATATGATTTTGACTTATGTTCAATATGATGGTGAAGTGCAATGGTTTCCCTCGGAAGTATTTGAAACAAAGTGTAACATCGATATCACTTACTTCCCTTTTGATGAGCAGATTTGTGACATTGAAATAGGAATCTGGACGAGTCTAGTTGGTGACATATTAATCCATAGGGGCCAAACAGGTGTAAGCCTTAAAGAGTATCAGGAAAATGGAGAGTGGGATTTGCTCAGAACGTCATCTAAAACTGAAATAACGGCTGCAGACGAGACAGTTGTTCGATTCACTGTTCACGTTAGGAGGAAACCAGGATATATCATATACAATCTTGTGTTACCCGTACTACTGCTTTCAATTCTGGCTGTATTTACGTTCGTGATTCCGGTCGAGAGTGGGGAAAAGATGGGATTCTGCATAACAATGTTCTTGGCGTTTGCAGTGTTTATCACCATTGTCAGTGCGCAACTTCCGGCGAGTTCGAGTCAATCTTTACTCAGTAAATATTTGGTATTCCTGGTTGTGATGGGCACACTTATCACCATAATAACGGCTGTGCAACTCAGGATCAACTACAGAGACGCACAAAGTTTTCCAATTCCAAAATGGCTGAAATTTCTACTGAAGACAAGCAGAGTAATTCTTTGCCGACAGCGGTGTAGGAGAACTAGACTTACCacaatcaatgtaaaaccaaaatCTGCAAAGGTTTCCGACGTCAGTACGAAAGGAATGGATCCCGGAAAGGAGTTTGACGACACAAATCATTTCGACAAAAAATCAGACGAAAACATCGAATGGAGCGATGTTGTATCTGCTTTAGACCTTTTCTTTTTTTGGACGTTCTTGTTTGCAGATATTTTTGGAACTGTTCTGCTGATGGCTACCGGTTATgttcaaagtaaaaaataa